The Haloarcula rubripromontorii region AGTTCGAGGTCGACGGGCTTGGATTCGACGAGTTCGATCACGTCCGCCGGGTCGACGAGGCCACGGTTCGCGGCGTACAGGATTTCGTCGAGGACGAGCATGTTGACGCCCTTCTCTGGCGGCCCGTCGGCAGCCAGCGGCTCCGAGAGGTCAGCGTCGGCGCTGGCCTGAATAATCTCCCGTGCCCGGTCGAGCGCGCCTTTCGCGCGGGCCTCGTGTTCGTCGTCCTCGCTGCCGTCGAGGAAGCCGTGCCAGCCGTAGTGGCCGGCGTTCTCGTAGGAGAAGCCCGGAAGCGCCGCGATAGCGTTGTACTCGCCGCGCACGTCCTCGACGGTGCTGGTCCCGCCTTTCATGAACTGCAGGAGGTGGACGCGGTAGCCGTGGCCGACGGCGCGGGTCGCCATCCCCAGCGCCGCCGTCGTTTTCCCTTTCCCGTCGCCCCACCAGATCTGCACCAGGCCGAACTCCTCCGGCACGCTCGGCTCGATTGGTTCGGCGGTCGGGCCGGCCGTGTTGTCGGTCATGCCTGTCTGTTCGACGGGATTCTGTTTAGCCGTTTGGAATGGGGGACCGTCGTGTGATACACTCCGCTCTCACGGCTCGACGACCTCGGTATCCCGGTCGGTAACGACGCCGTACTCCGCGCCGTCGACGGTCGGCAGGGCGTCGTCCCCGTAGCGGGCGGCCAGACCCGCCCTGATAGCGTCGCGGACACAGACGCGGGTAGCGGCCCCGATCTCGGTCGCACTCCCGGCGAACGACGCACGCTCAGCGCCCGGAACACAGCCGACGATGGCCGCGTCCGATGTGGTTCCGGGCACGTCCGCCGCATCCAGCAGCGTCGCGGCCTTCGCCTCAACGGCGCTGGCGAGCAGCGTCGCCAGCGCGCCGTCGTCCAGTTCGCGCTCGACCCCGACGACGAGATTGACCGTCCCGGGTCGCCAGTCGGGACGGTCCGCCGGATTCGACGCGCGCCCGCCGAAGCCGTCCGCTGTCCCCGCTGTCGACATCGGCAACGCGGCGGGGTTCGAGAGGCCCGCTGTCGCCAGCACCGACACCGGCCCGCTCCGGGCACAGCGGGCGTGTTCCATGTGGACGCCGGTGAGCAGTGCCGGGCCGACGGCGAAGCCGGCCCCCGACAGCCGCTCGGCGCGGTAGGCGGCGAGGTCGGTTCGATCGAACCCCTCGGGGACGGTGACGTTGTAGACGGCGTCCGCGGTCCGGTAGCCGCCGTCCCACGCCGTCGAAAGCCAGCGGGCACCCTCGCGTCGAATCTGACAGACGCCGTCCCGAACGGTCGTTTCAAACATCCAGCGCGTCCAGCAGCAGGTCGTTTTCTTCGGGCGCTCTGACAGCGACGCGAATGTGCGAGTCCAGCCCGCGAAACGTCCGGGCGTCCCGGAATGCGATACCAGCCTCACGGGCCGAGGCAAGGATATCATCAACGGACGCGTCGGCGTCGCTGACCGACAGCAGCAGGAACGGCGCATCAGAACGGAACACGTCGAACCGTGCGTTTAGCCGCTCCCGCATCCGCGCTCGCTCGCGCTCGACACGGGCTTTCGTCTCCGCGACGAACTCCGTCTGCCGGTAGCAGTGCGCGCCGACAGCGGCTGCCGCGGCGCTCATCGACCAGGCGCGCCGGGCCGTCGCGAGGCGGTCGCGCTCGTCCCCGGTCCCGACGGCGTACCCCATCCGGATGCCGGGAAGGCCGAACAGTTTCGTTAGCGAGCGCGCGACGACCACGCCCTCGCGACCGGCTAGCGACGGCTCGTCGGTAAAGCCGAGGAACGCCTCGTCGACGAGCAGCGTCGTCCCGGCCGCGCGACAGCGGTCGGCGAAGTTCCGAAGCGCCGCCGGGTCGGCCGCCTCGCCGGTCGGATTGTTCGGATTGCAGACGACGGCGAGCGCGTGGCTCGCCGGGTCGGCGGCAAGCAGTTCGTCGTGCGGGACGAACTCGGGCGTCGCGCCCTGCAGGCGCACCTCGCGGGCGTACTCGCCGAAGCTCGGATACGGAAGCAGGACGCTGTCGCCCGCCCGGGCCGTCGTCTGGATCGCGAGGCGTATCGCTTCGAGG contains the following coding sequences:
- a CDS encoding cob(I)yrinic acid a,c-diamide adenosyltransferase produces the protein MTDNTAGPTAEPIEPSVPEEFGLVQIWWGDGKGKTTAALGMATRAVGHGYRVHLLQFMKGGTSTVEDVRGEYNAIAALPGFSYENAGHYGWHGFLDGSEDDEHEARAKGALDRAREIIQASADADLSEPLAADGPPEKGVNMLVLDEILYAANRGLVDPADVIELVESKPVDLELVLTGGHERPEFLTDHADLITEVSKEKHPIDAGQGARKGTEF
- a CDS encoding adenosylcobinamide amidohydrolase, with the translated sequence MFETTVRDGVCQIRREGARWLSTAWDGGYRTADAVYNVTVPEGFDRTDLAAYRAERLSGAGFAVGPALLTGVHMEHARCARSGPVSVLATAGLSNPAALPMSTAGTADGFGGRASNPADRPDWRPGTVNLVVGVERELDDGALATLLASAVEAKAATLLDAADVPGTTSDAAIVGCVPGAERASFAGSATEIGAATRVCVRDAIRAGLAARYGDDALPTVDGAEYGVVTDRDTEVVEP
- the cobD gene encoding threonine-phosphate decarboxylase CobD, giving the protein MDPDSVEGVRASGGDGPEDAIGPDGRVPHGSSDDPDVLDFSANTNPRVPPGAEKAYRAAFEAARSYPADDYPEFREAAAAFVDCEPSQVIPTAGGLEAIRLAIQTTARAGDSVLLPYPSFGEYAREVRLQGATPEFVPHDELLAADPASHALAVVCNPNNPTGEAADPAALRNFADRCRAAGTTLLVDEAFLGFTDEPSLAGREGVVVARSLTKLFGLPGIRMGYAVGTGDERDRLATARRAWSMSAAAAAVGAHCYRQTEFVAETKARVERERARMRERLNARFDVFRSDAPFLLLSVSDADASVDDILASAREAGIAFRDARTFRGLDSHIRVAVRAPEENDLLLDALDV